The window GCATCCATATCATCTATATCAGCAAATTTCGCAATGAACCCTTGTTTATGTTCTTTTAGAAAAGATACTTTTAATTTATTATTTTCTGTTTTGAATTGTTTTTGATTAAGTAAGAGCTGAGAAAAAACAGGTTTTATTGGTAGAAGCTTCAGTTCTCCCTTTACGCCATGTGGTTTAATTATTCTAGCAACTGGAAAATACAATAGCTAAAAGAGCAGGATATTAGTCCTGCTCTCCTTTAATGTCTTGAACAACACCGTCTTTAACTACTATTTCTAATGCTCCAAGCTTTTGATATAGGTTGTCCCCTGTTTTAACAGTTGTAAAACCATCTATGGTTCCTTGGATGAATTCTGAATCTAGTTGTAAATTTTTTGCATCTTCTATTCTTTTCTGAAGATCAGCAATAGTATTTTCTTGTTGCTGTTTTTCAATCTGAAGTTGCTGATTAATCATCTTAACTTGGTCAGCTGCTCCACTTTTTTCTAAAGAAATTACCAGATCAGCTGCTTGCTTCTCTACATCTGATATTTTTTTCTGAAGATCTTTAATTGATGTTTCTAGTTCATAAGTTAAATATTTCTTAAAATCATCAGTAACAATTGCTTTGATTGTAACGGTTCTTTTTAAAGTAACAGACTTTGCCATAATAAACTCCTTATTTAGTTATGATTTCAACTGTTACTTTTTTGCCTTGCTTTGCAGCAGCAGCTTTTACAACAGTTCTAATCGCGTTAGCAATTCTTCCTTCTTTACCAATAACCTTACCAATATCTTCTTGTCCTACCTTAATCTCAAGAATAATAATACTCTCACCAACTGTTTCTTTTATAACAACTTCTTCAGGATTATCTACTAATGCTTTAGTTAATAGTTCTAATAGATCTTTCATCTTATCTGCCTCCTACTTTGTTTCAGCTTCTGCTGTAGCCTTCTTTGCTGCTTTCTTTTTGGCTACTGGTGCTTCTTCCGCAACTACTTCTTCCTTAACTGGTACTGCTTTTTTGTTTTGTTTTTTTGCTTCCAGGTAGCCTTTGCTGATTAATAATCGCTCTACTGTTTCAGTAGGTTGAGCTCCATTGCCAAGCCACTTTTTAACTTTTTCTTCAACTAAATCAAGCACCATCGGCTCTGTTAGTGGATTATATTGACCTATTATATCAATAATTTTTCCATCTCTTGCTGCTTTGGAATCTTGGATAACAATCCTATAAACTGGTTTCTTTGTTCTTCCTCTTCTTTGTAGCTTTATCTTTACTGTCATCTGCTTCTTCACCTCCATTTAAACTGTTGCTGTATTGTGTTATGACACAAGGACATTTATTATAAGTTAACATTTTACACTTTATTGATAAAAGGGGCAACATCCAGAATACTAGACATTAAACTTAAAAACAACCACATCTCCGTCTTGCATAACGTATTCTTTTCCCTCTAGTCTTACTGTACCATTTTCTTTAGCTTTAGCCATACTTTCTGCAGATTTAAGGTCTTTATAAGCAACTATTTCTGCTTTAATAAATCCTCTTTCAAAATCTGTATGAATCACACCAGCAGCACCCGGAGCTTTTGTGCCTTTTTTTATCGTCCAAGCTCTTGTTTCCTTTTCCCCTGTTGTTAAATAAGTGATTAACCCTAAGAGTCGATAACTAGAACTAACGAGTTTTGCTAATCCCGATTCTTTCATGCCTAATTCAGCCAAAAACTCTTTTGCTTCAGCTTCTTCTAGTTGAGATATCTCAGACTCAATTTGAGCTGAAATTACTACAACCTCGTTGCTTTCTCCGCTCGCAAATTCTTTAACTTTTTTCACAAAAGCATTTTCTTCTCCACTTATAATATCCTCTTCACTAACATTAGCTGCATAAATAACAGGTTTAAAGGTTAATAAACTAATTTGCCTGATTATTTTCTCTTCTTCTTCATTAATCTGTACGGACCTAGCTGCTCTCCCGGCTGACAATGCCTCAAGAAATTTGGAAAAACAGTTAAACTGAGCAACAGCTTCTTTGTCTTGACCACCCTTAGCTTTCTTCTGGACAGCTTGCAGTCTTTTCTCAACTGTTTGCAAGTCAGCCAAAATAAGCTCTGTGTTAATTACATCTATATCTCTAATGGGATCAACGGAACCATCTACGTGAATTACTTGTGGGTCTTCAAAACATCTAACGACATGAACAATTGCACTAACTTCTCTAATGTTTGCTAAAAACTGATTTCCTAATCCTTCACCATTGGAGGCACCCTTAACTAACCCAGCAATGTCTACAAACTCGATTGCGGTTGGTAATAGTTGCTTAGAGCCCGATATTTTTGATAAAACTTCTAATCTCTCGTCTGGTACTGTCACTACGCCAACATTTGGGTCTATTGTACAAAAAGGATAATTACTAGCCTCTGCTCCAACTTTAGTTATTGCATTAAAAAGTGTTGACTTACCAACATTTGGAAGGCCGACTATCCCTAAAGAAAACCCCACTTATACTTGGCTCTCTTCACCGTCATCTTCTAAAAGCTTAGCAAAAGCAACCACAGTGTCGCCACCATCTAACTTTTGAACTTTAACACCTCTAGCTGCTCTTCCTTGTGAAGATATTAACTTAACTGATTGTCTAGAAACCGTTCCTTTAGAAGAAACAATTATGACCTCGTCATCAGGTTGCACGACAAGTCCACCAGCTAATTTGTCATCAACTTTGAGTTTAATTCCAATAACCCCAATACCTGCTCTATTTTGAACTCTAAAGTTACTAACTTGTGTTCTTTTTCCAGTACCGGTTGACGCAATCATTAATAAGCTTTCTTTTTCAGCATCAGGATCGATTATACTATTTCCAACGATAATATCATTAGCTCTTAGCTTCATTCCTCTTACGCCTCTAGCGGTACGTCCAACAGAGCGAACTTGTTCTTCGTCAAACCTTATAACCATACCGTTACTGCTAACCATTAACACATCCATTTTTCCATTAGTTATCTCAACCCATCTTAGTTCATCACCCTCGTCTAAATTAATAGCGATAATGCCTGTTGTTCTAATGTTCTTAAAGTCTGATACTTTGGACCTTTTTACAACTCCATGAACTGTTGTCATTAATAAATACTGGTCATCTACATCAAAGTTCTCAATTACAACACCTGTTGTAACCTTCTCTTCCTCTTTGATATTAAGAACGTTTTTAATCGAAGAACCTTTGCTGTAGCGTGATTCCTCTGGTATATTATAAACTTTTGTTTTATAAGCTTTACCCTCGGAAGTAAAACAAACTAAGTAACTATGAGTGGAAGTGATAACAACTTTTTCAATTATATCTCCTTCTCTGGTTACCATACCGCCGATACCTCTTCCGCCTCTTAATTGGTTTCTAAAAGTATCTACTGCTAATCTTTTTACAAATCCAAACTTTGTAAAGAAAACTGCTACTTTTTCTTCTTGAATAAGATCTTCAATGTTAATATCTTCTAAGCCTTCTGCAATTTCTGTTTTTCTTTCGTCTCCAAATTTTTCTTTCAAATAAAAGCAATCTGCTTTAATAATATCTAACAACCTACTTTTTTTAGAAAGAATATCCATCATGTCTTTTATTTTTTCCATTAAATCATTATATTCTATTTCTATTTTTTCTCTTTCAAGCCCTGTTAATCTTTGTAACTTCATATCCAATATAGCTTGAGCTTGTATTTCTGATAAACCAAACCTTACAACCAAAGCATCTCTAGCCTCTGCTCCTGTTGCGCTTGCCCTAATCAGCTCAATTACTTCGTCTAAATTATTTAACGCTATTCTTAGCCCTTCTAAGATATGAGCTCTTGCTTGTGCTTTATTTAAATCAAACTCAACTGCTCTTTTGACAACAATAAATCTATGTTCTAAAAACTTAACAAGCATTTCTTTAAGATTAAGCTGTTTTGGTTGTCCGTTATCCAGTGCAACGATATTAATTCCATAACTCATGAAGAGGCTTGTGTGCTTCATTAAAAGATTTAAAACAATATCTTCATTTGCTTCTTTCTTCAGCTCTATATAAATCCTCATACCTTTTCTATCTGACTCATCTCTTAAGTCAGCAATACCGTTAAAAACTTTTTCTTTTACTAAATCAGCAATTTTAATGATTAACTGTGCTTTATTTACTGTATAGGGTATTTCTGTAACGATTATTGCTTTTCTTTTTTTACTTTTCACTTCTTCAATGTGATATTTTGCTTGAAGCTTGATAATACCTTTTCCTGTAGTATATGCCTCTATTATTCCTTTTTGTCCTCTGATAATTCCACCTGTAGGAAAATCAGGTCCTTTGATAAAACCCATAAGTTGCATCGGCGTAATTTCTGGATTATCGATAAGTGCTAATAAACCATTTAATACTTCTGTGATATTATGCGGTGGGATGTTTGTGGCCATACCTACTGCGATACCCGAGCTTCCATTAATAAGTAAGCTTGGTAGTTTTGATGGTAATACTGCTGGCTCACTCAAGGATTCATCAAAATTTGGTGTAAACTCTACTGTATTTTTTTCAATATCCGCTAACATTTCTGCTGCTATTTTGGACATTCTTGCTTCCGTATATCTCATTGCTGCTGCACTGTCTCCATCCACTGACCCAAAGTTACCTTGGCCATCAATCATTGGATAACGTAAAGAAAACTCCTGTGCCATTCTAACCATTGAGTCATAAACAGCTGTGTCTCCGTGTGGGTGATATTTACCTAAAACTTCCCCAACTACTCTGGCTGATTTTTTATAAGATTTATCATGTGTTATTCCTTGTTCATACATAGCGTATAGTATTCTTCTATGTACTGGCTTTAATCCGTCTCTAACATCCGGCAAAGCACGACCAACGATAACGCTCATCGCATAATCGATGTAGGAAGCCTTCATCTCTACTTCTATGTTAACTGGTTTAATATTAATTGTTGTAAAAAGATCTTCTTGCATTTATTATTTTTTCCTTTCTATACCCTAAACGTCAAGCCATTTTACCTGCTTAGCGTATGTCTCAATAAAATTCTTTCTCGGTACAACATCACTACCCATTAAAATAGTAAATGTTTCATCAGCGACTTCGTTGTCCTCTAATTTAATTTGCACCAAAGTTCTTTTGTATGGATCCATAGTTGTTTCCCATAGCTGGTCAGGGTTCATTTCCCCTAAACCTTTGTATCTTTGCAAAGAAATTCCTCGAATTGCTATTTTATCTATAAATTCAACTAGCAAGGCATTATCATCAACAATATCTGTTTTCTCTGCAACGGTTACCTCATAAGGTACTGTCTCTGCTTCTGAAACATCATAATGCATTACTTCTTTAATAAGGTCCATATTCATCTGTTTGATGGAAAAAAGTTCTAAAACAAATTTATCTTGATCACTTGCTATGGAATCTAAAAACTCTTCATCCATCTCATTATAGGCTTTTTTTATCTCAATAAATCTTGGTATATCCATATTTAATAAAACATCTTTAAGCGTTGTTTTATCTACTGAAAATCTATCGGCTTCTAACAATACCTCTTTATATTTTCTAAGTTTATCAATAAATTCTAAAATTTCAGGTCCTTCGAAAACTTTTCCAGTTTTAGTTTTAATTGAGACGCCTGATAACGCAAGCTCACTTATTACAACATTCTTTTGTTCTTCATTATAAGCATACTGTTTCTTGTTACCTTTTCTAATTAAATAAAGTGGTGGTTGAGCTGCATATACTAAGCCAGCCTCTACTAAGGCACGAGCATATCTATAAAAAAAGGTCAGTAAAAGCGTTCTAATGTGGGCACCATCAACGTCCGCGTCGGTCATAATTATAATTTTGTGATATCTAACCTTTTTTAAAACTTCTTCTCTGGGCATGTCTTCATCTGACTTGTCCATATTGGCAATAACCTCTGGTCCTATGGCTGTTATTAATGCCTTAACTTCTTCATTGGCTAACAACTTGTCTAGTCTAGCTTTTTCAACATTAATAATCTTTCCTCTTAAAGGTAAAATTGCTTGATAATATCGGTCTCTTCCTTGTTTTGCTGAACCACCCGCAGAATCTCCCTCAACTATAAATAACTCAGATTTTGCTGGATCTGATTCAGTGCAATCAGATAGTTTTCCTGGTAAAGTAGTACTTTCTAAAACATTTTTTCTTCTAGCTAAATCTTGTGCTTTTCTAGCAGCTTCTCGGGCTTTTGCGGCTAATAATGATTTTTGAATAATTTGTTTTGCTGAGTTTGGATCTCTTTCCAATGCTAATTCTAATCCTTCAGCAACAATACTATCGACAATGCCCCTGACATCACTATTGCCTAGCTTTGTTTTAGTTTGTCCTTCAAATTGTGGATCCTGAATCTTTACAGAAATAATAGCGGTCAAGCCTTCTTTAACGTCATTTCCTGTTAAAATTTCATTGCCTTTAAATACCTTATGTTTTTTAGCAAAAGAATTTAATGATCTTGTTAATGCTGTTTTAAAACCAACAACGTGAGTTCCACCTTCTCTAGTTCTAATATTATTAACAAAGGAAATAACATGCTCATCATAATAATTTTTACTATAATTGATAGCTATTTCAACCTCTGCCTTCTCTGTTTCTTTTGTAAAATAATATGGTTCTTTTAGGAGCTCTTCTTTTGCAGCATCAATAGCTTTGATATATTCTAAAATCCCTCCATCAAAATGGAATTCGTCTCTTAGTTTTTCTTCAGGCCTATTATCTTCTAGAATTATTTTTAACCCTTTATTCAGATACGCCAATTCCTTCATTCTAGATAAAATTAAACTATATTCAAATTCCAAGGTTTCAAATATTTGATCGTCAGGATAAAACCTAATTGTTGTTCCTGTTGCATGACCAGGCGCATCTTCTAATAATGGGGGTTGAGGTATCCCTCTTTTAAATTCTTGAAGATATCTTTTTTCTTCTCTGAATACCTCTACTATTAATGTTGCAGATAAAGCGTTAACACAAGAAACACCAACGCCATGTAGTCCACCAGAAACCTTATATCCTTTTCCTTCAAACTTTCCACCTGCATGAAGAACGGTAAGAACAACTTCTGTTGCACTTACCCCTTTATCTTTTTGTATTCCTATTGGGATTCCTCTACCATTATCTGTGACACTAACGGAACCATCTTCATTAAAAGAAACTATTATTTCGTTACAATAGCCTGCCATTGCTTCATCAATACTATTATCGACTACTTCATATATTAAATGATGTAAGCCTTTGGTGTCTGTTGATCCAATATACATCGCTGGTCTTTTACGAACAGCTTGCAACCCTTCTAAAATTTTTATATCCGACGCATCATATGTTCCCGACATTCATTCTCTCCTTAGCTTTGGTATAATTTGAACCATTTTTTTTGAATATTATTCTCTATGTTTTCTTTTGTTAACTCTGTAGGCTCTATACTTATTTTCAAAATCACTAATTCCTCTATTTTAGACTTAAAAAACTCTGTGTTAGGTTTTCTGTTTTTTTGAATATCTATATATTCTTTTTCAATAATATCACAAATTCTGTTGATTTTAAACTTCTTTTCTTGCATAAATCCCTCATAATTCATGATTTTTTTTTGATTTTGTTCTATTTCTTCATATTTAACCCAAGGTGTTTCTTTTAGTATTTCTTGAATTCCTTTTTTTCGTATTGCTTTATTTTGTGATAAACATAACGAACAAAAGTTTGTTTTTTTAGAAAGTACTGGACTCCCACACACAGCGCAAACATGTTCATAATTCCGTTCAGAATTAATAATGATTTTTTTTATTTTTGTTCTATATTTGGAATCACAATTATTAATATCTTGAACTAAATTTGTTATATCTTTTTTGGTTTTTTTACTTTTTATTGTTTGTTCCTCTGGAGCTAAATCAAAAGAAACTAGTATTTTTACATCTTTAATTGTTTTTACAACCTCTTTAGCTCTTTTCAGAATAGTATGTTTATATTGCATTAATTGGGTTGCCCAAACATTATCTTTTACATAAATACACAATGTGTTGTTTTTATATAATAGATCTATTGTAACGTTTACAATTTTTTCGTTTACTATTTCTTTGTATGCTCGTTTAAGCAACAAGCTCTCTTTAAGATTTTTTACTGTACTTTGTAATAAAATATCTTTTAAGCTATTCATCTATAACCTTAGGATGCTTGGATTAATTACTTTATTTTGATATTTATCCTCTGTGGAGGTTAGTATTTTTTGATGATCGCTTTCAATAAGTTCATAGAAAATAGTTTGCCTTTCATCATCTAATCCTAAAAAAGCATCATCTAACAATAGTACTGGTTTTATTTTTAGTTTATCGTTAAATAAATTTTTTTCACTTATTTTCATTAATAAACTTATTAGCCTTTTTTCACCTGTAGAGCTATATTTTTTAGCTGATTTCTCGTTTAAGTAAATCTCAAAATCATCTCTATGTGATCCGTATAAACACTCTCTATAATTTTTTTCTTTCACTATGTCTTCCAATAGAAAAGTGTCTACATATTTTAGTTCTATAAACCCTACTTTGTAGTAATATTGTTTAAAATATTTATTAGCTGTTTCTTGTATTTCTTGTAATATTTTTGTTCTATAAGATACTATTTTAGTATTTACTTTTTTAAGTTGTTCATGATAAATATTTAACAAATCCTCATTAATAGTATTTCCTTTTAATACTTTCCGTTTAATATCTATTATTCTTTTCTGTTCTTTTACTATATCTAAATATCCTGGCAGTGTTTTAGATAAGATTGTATCTAAATATCTTCTTCTCACGCTTGGTGTGCCATCTATTATGGTTATATCGTTTGGTGATACTAAAATAGCAGTAAATTCTTTTAATAAATCTGAGGATTTATTTAAAATACTATTATTGATTGAAATTTTTTTTGAGCCATCTTCTTTAAAAACAATATTTATTTTACTTATTTTTTTTTCATTAACTACTTCTGCTATCAATGAAGCTTCTTTTTGATTAAAGTTTATAATTTCTTTATTGATATTTGTTTTAAATGATCTTGCTGACGATAAAAAATTAATAGCCTCAATAAGATTACTTTTACCTTTACCGTTTAACCCAATAATTAAATTATTCTGTTCTGTAAATGTAAATCTTTTATCAATAAATGTTCTAAAGTTATATAAGTAAATACTCTTTATGAGCATTACCTTTTAACTTTTATTGGCATCATAATATAAATATATTCTTGATTATTATCTTCTTTGATTACTAATGGTTTTTCATCATTAATAATTTCTATTTTTATATAATCACTTTCTAAACTTTTTAAAACATCCATCATTAATCTTACATTAAAAACTACATTAATATTATCATCCCCTGAGTACTCTATGCTTAATTTTTCACTTCCATCACCAAAGTCTGGTGTTACAGAAGAAATAACTAACGCTTTATTTACTAACTCAACTTTCACCATGTATGAATTTCTTTGAGCTATAATATTTATTCTTTCACAGGCATCTAAAAATTCTTTTCTATTTATTTTAATGTCTAAGTTTTTTTCTTTTGGTATTAATAAATTATAGTCTGGGAATTGTCCATTAATTACCCTGGAATACATTTGAACTTCTTCTATCATAAATAAAATTTTATCTTCACCTAATCTTATTTTTATTGTTTCTGTTTCTTTAATTGAAAAAATTGACATAATTTCTTTAATTGTTTTAATTGGTATTATTACTTTTAAAGAGTCTTTTCCATTAAAACTAATATCGTCTTTAGCTAATCTATAGCCATCTGCAGCTACAAAAATTATCTTTTTTTTCTCACTATCGATATCTATTAAAACACCATTTAATATTACTTTTTCCTCTTCTTCTGAAGCAGCAAAAGCAACTCTTCTTACCATATCTTTAAAAACTTCTTTACTTAAAGATATTTCTTTATATTCATCAATAAGCATATTTTCTGGAAACTCTTCTGGGTTTGCTGTAAATATATTAAAAGTTGAATCACCACTACTAATTAACAATGTATTATTTTCACTTAAATACATAGAAACATCTTCTGAAGGTAATTTACTTATAATATTATAAAAAGTTTTCGCATGAACTAAGGTAACTCCTTCTGAATCAACTTGCGCATCTAAAGAACAAATAATATTAGTTTTTAAATTATTTGTAGTAATAATCAATAAATTATTCTTTGTTTCTAATTTAAAACATTTTAATGCCTCAACTGTTGTTCTTTCACTTACTGAATTCATGCTTATTGATAAAATTTTCAATAGTTTGTTTTTTTCACAGGTTATATTCATATTACTACTCCTTATTAATTTATATATTTTAAACTCTTCTTACTCATACCTGTTGATATGTAGAACAACAAGTATTTTATTGATAACTATCAAGGAAAACTCTCCACAAATTATAAGAGTTTCTTCCTAGTATTATCAACAGTTTTTTATTTTTTTCACTTATCCCCTTTTTTTGTTAAGTTATTAATAAGTTATTAACAACATTATCAACAAATTATTATTTAGTCTATTAGTGTTGTTTTTATTTGATTTAAAGCACTTTTTAGATCAGTATTTTTTTTAATATCGTTTCTTACTTTATCACAGGCATGCATAACAGTGGTATGGTCTCGACCTCCAAAATTTTCTCCAATTTTAGGCAAAGAAAAGTTAGTTAGTTCTCTACATAAATACATTGC of the Candidatus Margulisiibacteriota bacterium genome contains:
- a CDS encoding YlqD family protein yields the protein MAKSVTLKRTVTIKAIVTDDFKKYLTYELETSIKDLQKKISDVEKQAADLVISLEKSGAADQVKMINQQLQIEKQQQENTIADLQKRIEDAKNLQLDSEFIQGTIDGFTTVKTGDNLYQKLGALEIVVKDGVVQDIKGEQD
- a CDS encoding KH domain-containing protein, producing the protein MKDLLELLTKALVDNPEEVVIKETVGESIIILEIKVGQEDIGKVIGKEGRIANAIRTVVKAAAAKQGKKVTVEIITK
- the ychF gene encoding redox-regulated ATPase YchF — its product is MGFSLGIVGLPNVGKSTLFNAITKVGAEASNYPFCTIDPNVGVVTVPDERLEVLSKISGSKQLLPTAIEFVDIAGLVKGASNGEGLGNQFLANIREVSAIVHVVRCFEDPQVIHVDGSVDPIRDIDVINTELILADLQTVEKRLQAVQKKAKGGQDKEAVAQFNCFSKFLEALSAGRAARSVQINEEEEKIIRQISLLTFKPVIYAANVSEEDIISGEENAFVKKVKEFASGESNEVVVISAQIESEISQLEEAEAKEFLAELGMKESGLAKLVSSSYRLLGLITYLTTGEKETRAWTIKKGTKAPGAAGVIHTDFERGFIKAEIVAYKDLKSAESMAKAKENGTVRLEGKEYVMQDGDVVVFKFNV
- the gyrA gene encoding DNA gyrase subunit A, which gives rise to MQEDLFTTINIKPVNIEVEMKASYIDYAMSVIVGRALPDVRDGLKPVHRRILYAMYEQGITHDKSYKKSARVVGEVLGKYHPHGDTAVYDSMVRMAQEFSLRYPMIDGQGNFGSVDGDSAAAMRYTEARMSKIAAEMLADIEKNTVEFTPNFDESLSEPAVLPSKLPSLLINGSSGIAVGMATNIPPHNITEVLNGLLALIDNPEITPMQLMGFIKGPDFPTGGIIRGQKGIIEAYTTGKGIIKLQAKYHIEEVKSKKRKAIIVTEIPYTVNKAQLIIKIADLVKEKVFNGIADLRDESDRKGMRIYIELKKEANEDIVLNLLMKHTSLFMSYGINIVALDNGQPKQLNLKEMLVKFLEHRFIVVKRAVEFDLNKAQARAHILEGLRIALNNLDEVIELIRASATGAEARDALVVRFGLSEIQAQAILDMKLQRLTGLEREKIEIEYNDLMEKIKDMMDILSKKSRLLDIIKADCFYLKEKFGDERKTEIAEGLEDINIEDLIQEEKVAVFFTKFGFVKRLAVDTFRNQLRGGRGIGGMVTREGDIIEKVVITSTHSYLVCFTSEGKAYKTKVYNIPEESRYSKGSSIKNVLNIKEEEKVTTGVVIENFDVDDQYLLMTTVHGVVKRSKVSDFKNIRTTGIIAINLDEGDELRWVEITNGKMDVLMVSSNGMVIRFDEEQVRSVGRTARGVRGMKLRANDIIVGNSIIDPDAEKESLLMIASTGTGKRTQVSNFRVQNRAGIGVIGIKLKVDDKLAGGLVVQPDDEVIIVSSKGTVSRQSVKLISSQGRAARGVKVQKLDGGDTVVAFAKLLEDDGEESQV
- the gyrB gene encoding DNA topoisomerase (ATP-hydrolyzing) subunit B — protein: MSGTYDASDIKILEGLQAVRKRPAMYIGSTDTKGLHHLIYEVVDNSIDEAMAGYCNEIIVSFNEDGSVSVTDNGRGIPIGIQKDKGVSATEVVLTVLHAGGKFEGKGYKVSGGLHGVGVSCVNALSATLIVEVFREEKRYLQEFKRGIPQPPLLEDAPGHATGTTIRFYPDDQIFETLEFEYSLILSRMKELAYLNKGLKIILEDNRPEEKLRDEFHFDGGILEYIKAIDAAKEELLKEPYYFTKETEKAEVEIAINYSKNYYDEHVISFVNNIRTREGGTHVVGFKTALTRSLNSFAKKHKVFKGNEILTGNDVKEGLTAIISVKIQDPQFEGQTKTKLGNSDVRGIVDSIVAEGLELALERDPNSAKQIIQKSLLAAKAREAARKAQDLARRKNVLESTTLPGKLSDCTESDPAKSELFIVEGDSAGGSAKQGRDRYYQAILPLRGKIINVEKARLDKLLANEEVKALITAIGPEVIANMDKSDEDMPREEVLKKVRYHKIIIMTDADVDGAHIRTLLLTFFYRYARALVEAGLVYAAQPPLYLIRKGNKKQYAYNEEQKNVVISELALSGVSIKTKTGKVFEGPEILEFIDKLRKYKEVLLEADRFSVDKTTLKDVLLNMDIPRFIEIKKAYNEMDEEFLDSIASDQDKFVLELFSIKQMNMDLIKEVMHYDVSEAETVPYEVTVAEKTDIVDDNALLVEFIDKIAIRGISLQRYKGLGEMNPDQLWETTMDPYKRTLVQIKLEDNEVADETFTILMGSDVVPRKNFIETYAKQVKWLDV
- a CDS encoding DciA family protein; this translates as MNSLKDILLQSTVKNLKESLLLKRAYKEIVNEKIVNVTIDLLYKNNTLCIYVKDNVWATQLMQYKHTILKRAKEVVKTIKDVKILVSFDLAPEEQTIKSKKTKKDITNLVQDINNCDSKYRTKIKKIIINSERNYEHVCAVCGSPVLSKKTNFCSLCLSQNKAIRKKGIQEILKETPWVKYEEIEQNQKKIMNYEGFMQEKKFKINRICDIIEKEYIDIQKNRKPNTEFFKSKIEELVILKISIEPTELTKENIENNIQKKWFKLYQS
- the recF gene encoding DNA replication and repair protein RecF (All proteins in this family for which functions are known are DNA-binding proteins that assist the filamentation of RecA onto DNA for the initiation of recombination or recombinational repair.) — protein: MLIKSIYLYNFRTFIDKRFTFTEQNNLIIGLNGKGKSNLIEAINFLSSARSFKTNINKEIINFNQKEASLIAEVVNEKKISKINIVFKEDGSKKISINNSILNKSSDLLKEFTAILVSPNDITIIDGTPSVRRRYLDTILSKTLPGYLDIVKEQKRIIDIKRKVLKGNTINEDLLNIYHEQLKKVNTKIVSYRTKILQEIQETANKYFKQYYYKVGFIELKYVDTFLLEDIVKEKNYRECLYGSHRDDFEIYLNEKSAKKYSSTGEKRLISLLMKISEKNLFNDKLKIKPVLLLDDAFLGLDDERQTIFYELIESDHQKILTSTEDKYQNKVINPSILRL
- the dnaN gene encoding DNA polymerase III subunit beta, whose amino-acid sequence is MNITCEKNKLLKILSISMNSVSERTTVEALKCFKLETKNNLLIITTNNLKTNIICSLDAQVDSEGVTLVHAKTFYNIISKLPSEDVSMYLSENNTLLISSGDSTFNIFTANPEEFPENMLIDEYKEISLSKEVFKDMVRRVAFAASEEEEKVILNGVLIDIDSEKKKIIFVAADGYRLAKDDISFNGKDSLKVIIPIKTIKEIMSIFSIKETETIKIRLGEDKILFMIEEVQMYSRVINGQFPDYNLLIPKEKNLDIKINRKEFLDACERINIIAQRNSYMVKVELVNKALVISSVTPDFGDGSEKLSIEYSGDDNINVVFNVRLMMDVLKSLESDYIKIEIINDEKPLVIKEDNNQEYIYIMMPIKVKR